The genome window taacgaagttctattgtgctagcatggtttcgagaacacaccaaatttccatgagtctattccgggcacacctcgtcttttatcggtgtgctctcaatctaaattcatcttataactttggtttcttagttgcaattacctttgtactccaaataattacaggtatcactttagcgttccgatatacttctgaagcatcttgtgcatttgctagtgttcaacatctagttagagaggtagcagcaggatgggaatttaggatgttgcatgcaacaactgcttctttcgtcttcttgtgtatcttaatacacatgtctcgaggtatgtataactccagctatagttatttaactactgcttggatgtctggtttagttttatatctacttactatagccactgctttcctcggttatgtactaccatggggacagatgagtttctggggtgctacagtcattactaatctcctttctccaataccatatttagtaccttggttactcggtggatactatgtatctgatgtaacattaaaacgattctttgtattgcactttatattaccttttgtaggttgcattctaattgtattacacatcttctatttacatttaaatggttctagtaaccctgcaggtattgattccgcacttaaagtagccttctatcctcatatgttaatgaccgatgctaaatgtctatcctatctaattggtttaattttcttacaaacggcttttggtttgattgaattatcgcacccagataactccataccagtgaaccggtttgtaactccgcttcatatcgtacctgaatggtactttttagcatattatgcggtgttaaaagtaatcccatccaaaaccggtggtttgttagtatttatgttatcacatgtcaatgaaatatcaacaacgatgaaacttatttggttaacataacaacatagaaggtaaagctggattacgttcaaactttacactggatacgtttcaatgttaacttactaaataccatgggagcgaagagaatctaatatgtaactccgttcattggaaatcaaaagagcttttcactgattgtatttatgaaactgattagttcacctagccaacacgatccggttgtttgggaataatatccctatttaaggattgatatgtgctacaataacacagtcggtacgaagtcgaaacaaggtagttgatggtgaacagtggctgaacaaacctttttattgattaatgctgactttagtcccgagaaactacagttctgcttaaactgaggagtcaagtaggtacaaaccgtacaaggattaattatgtccatctgtgcatctaagttgagactatcggttatatattttagacgctaacttcccggctaaactttgacttattaaaccacctggatcataaaagtactatgtatggtaagattgagcgtggactatcgaatgaaacaatgtgctccaacgctagtctaagtctctaacataccttttactacaactgtacggaacgtaacaaacctccaggcaaagaacttggtattctgttctaattccccgtggtaaacacagtcaaacgaatggcggaaggagcattcatatgttatgcagtgtcttaggagagatactctagatttagcattcatctacagctacggtaactgttgtgtttaaatagcggttaacctttccttttccttacgtactcagggcatgcaataccaatcagataacaactgaagctagactccatgttacacttactaaaatgggattcctaggttgatataaactacctttttctggggagtatatactacgagttggactactggtttagatcttgaaggtctttgtttaccggatccaagttctcttgtgcttttcatgaccatcatgttaagtgcattaagtatagtggtatccagcgtatatttgaaaaaccaacatttgtatacaagctgtacgaatatcatgacattcactttggtagtcgccttcttaatgttagtctgtacggaatacacggatcggattcttgttggcctggcacctgtttagtaactggatgaacgctttttacgcctggtatgcatggataatactcgactcttctatagtttaaccgctactgctgggactgtatattatgtacttacggtagtactatcaagcctcttcttccaaatagatttcatggaaaacctaaaattcgcatgtttgattgacatttagccgctaatatacaatcatccaagatatatttatctatcgcaggttcggtctaatgtcccgttatactatatagatcacatggcttctggtactttgagatcatgctaacggcgagaagggaagtgtgtttcaataactagctgagtgcttgtacggaggatatggtaacttctttgtaccaatatatattggtggttcggaagtcgttttcccaagaactaacgcgatctcctattttctagtaccattaggttctgtgttgttaactcaaagtatttgttccgagtttggtagtggtcttggttggacaatgtatcctccactaagtactagcttgatggtgttaaatccagaggcaactgattggattatcggaggtcttgcagtactaggaattagtagtattttaagttctattaacttccttggtacttgcgtcttcatgggttctaatgctggtgctaagaactatattctatatatctgggctatcatatttactgcccttatgttagtcttcactctacctattcttactggtggattagttatgatccttcttgatct of Besnoitia besnoiti strain Bb-Ger1 chromosome Unknown contig00058, whole genome shotgun sequence contains these proteins:
- a CDS encoding cytochrome b (encoded by transcript BESB_064340), whose product is MCYNNTVGITLAFRYTSEASCAFASVQHLVREVAAGWEFRMLHATTASFVFLCILIHMSRGMYNSSYSYLTTAWMSGLVLYLLTIATAFLGYVLPWGQMSFWGATVITNLLSPIPYLVPWLLGGYYVSDVTLKRFFVLHFILPFVGCILIVLHIFYLHLNGSSNPAGIDSALKVAFYPHMLMTDAKCLSYLIGLIFLQTAFGLIELSHPDNSIPVNRFVTPLHIVPEWYFLAYYAVLKVIPSKTGGLLVFMLSHCIKYSGIQRIFEKPTFVYKLYEYHDIHFGSRLLNVSLYGIHGSDSCWPGTCLVTG